One Microbacterium keratanolyticum DNA window includes the following coding sequences:
- a CDS encoding ABC transporter permease, which produces MKLIHGELIKLVTLRLALWTILLAAACGMLLTGALALIGPENATPPMPGLDTVEGVEIVLGLPAVLLFVPALIGTIAVTSEYRHRTIGTTFLAAPRRGRVLGAKLVVYALLGLSYGIICSAASGVALYAGAAARGVAIPVPVGELVVPLLQLALAAAVYMVLGVSIGALARNQLVAIAVVLGYFYVLEFVLMTIPGVNSLYPFLPGGATASLTSFSFLTDALAEQTSLGAASLASPVMGAFILLAYAGVAGLLAILVPLRRDLR; this is translated from the coding sequence GTGAAACTGATCCACGGTGAGCTGATCAAGCTCGTCACGCTCCGCCTTGCGCTCTGGACGATCCTTCTCGCGGCGGCGTGCGGGATGCTGCTGACGGGTGCCCTCGCCTTGATCGGCCCTGAGAATGCGACCCCGCCGATGCCCGGGCTCGACACCGTCGAAGGTGTCGAGATCGTGCTCGGCCTTCCTGCTGTGCTGCTGTTCGTGCCCGCTCTCATCGGCACGATCGCCGTCACCTCCGAGTACCGGCACCGCACCATCGGCACGACGTTTCTCGCAGCGCCCAGACGTGGGCGAGTGCTCGGTGCGAAGCTCGTCGTCTATGCGCTTCTCGGTCTGAGCTACGGCATCATCTGCTCGGCCGCATCCGGAGTGGCGTTATACGCGGGTGCCGCGGCGCGAGGAGTCGCGATTCCGGTCCCGGTCGGGGAGCTCGTGGTCCCGCTGCTCCAACTCGCGCTTGCGGCTGCCGTGTACATGGTGCTCGGGGTCAGCATCGGCGCGCTCGCCCGCAACCAGCTGGTCGCGATCGCCGTCGTGCTCGGCTACTTCTACGTTCTCGAGTTCGTGCTCATGACGATCCCCGGTGTGAACTCTCTGTATCCCTTCCTGCCGGGCGGAGCGACGGCCTCGCTGACGAGCTTTTCCTTCCTCACGGATGCCTTGGCCGAGCAGACCTCCCTCGGAGCTGCTTCCCTCGCGTCTCCGGTGATGGGAGCCTTCATCCTGCTCGCCTACGCGGGCGTCGCTGGTCTTCTGGCCATACTCGTTCCTCTTCGCCGAGACCTCAGGTGA
- a CDS encoding GIY-YIG nuclease family protein: protein MGPISLATLLPPDFDPLTCKLHFAVFNGESHPIDALGNDPELWQRWNTWRNVNDDFNRRFIFSLAQDKHDPTLWLFGGIWEVVGRRPEPRQHSYDVALREDLMGPYTKRLYVRVALAGRNRRRNMEACLHDMTVALITEEPFGGDPFPGHDRINHSLAEIQAIVRQGRPDWRIALEHMKGVYVIHDAETGEPYVGSAYGDTGIWQRWSSYALTLHGGNVGLHAHLAATGEDYFRKNMRFALLEFWSMRTDDQHVIDRETYWKSVLLSRALGHNRN, encoded by the coding sequence ATGGGGCCGATCTCGCTTGCAACGCTGCTACCGCCGGACTTCGACCCGCTCACGTGCAAGCTTCATTTCGCGGTGTTCAATGGTGAGTCCCATCCGATCGACGCCCTCGGCAATGATCCCGAGCTATGGCAGCGCTGGAACACCTGGCGCAACGTCAATGACGACTTCAACCGGCGATTCATCTTCTCGCTGGCACAAGACAAACATGACCCGACGTTGTGGCTGTTTGGTGGCATCTGGGAAGTGGTGGGCCGTCGTCCCGAGCCGCGGCAGCATTCCTACGACGTAGCTCTTCGTGAGGACCTCATGGGGCCGTATACGAAGAGGCTCTACGTGCGGGTGGCGCTTGCAGGTCGCAACCGCCGTCGAAACATGGAGGCGTGCCTCCACGACATGACTGTGGCGCTGATCACGGAGGAGCCCTTCGGCGGTGATCCGTTCCCGGGGCATGACCGCATCAATCACTCGCTTGCTGAGATCCAGGCAATCGTCAGGCAAGGGCGGCCAGACTGGCGAATCGCCCTGGAGCACATGAAGGGCGTCTATGTGATCCATGACGCCGAGACCGGCGAACCGTACGTGGGCTCTGCATACGGCGACACCGGGATCTGGCAACGCTGGTCGAGCTACGCCCTCACTCTCCACGGTGGCAACGTCGGGCTCCACGCGCACCTGGCGGCTACGGGAGAGGACTACTTCCGCAAAAACATGCGGTTCGCCCTCCTAGAGTTCTGGTCGATGCGAACCGATGACCAGCATGTGATCGACCGCGAGACCTACTGGAAGAGCGTGCTGCTCTCCAGGGCCCTCGGGCACAACAGGAACTGA
- a CDS encoding CPBP family intramembrane glutamic endopeptidase, with protein sequence MLPAATRPSVVGWPWFLGLYLLLTLWIILGRALVPEALFAGIKNSGYVAVMLVGVWMFRDAFTRSWQTTRRRPFQALAMVAVAIALMGVASAVSQAAILVVGSSEPGANQSAISSEVLAASASLFAAFLFVGLGGLVAPVVEELVFREIPFGRLRHVISTGTAMILSCLVFTAIHIRGWDEWPLMLLYAGYAVALASAYLLSGRNLLACITAHALWNGIGLVFLLVSAR encoded by the coding sequence ATGCTGCCTGCCGCGACTCGTCCTTCCGTTGTCGGATGGCCGTGGTTCCTCGGTCTCTATCTCCTGTTGACGTTGTGGATCATTCTCGGACGCGCGCTGGTGCCAGAGGCGCTCTTCGCCGGGATCAAGAACAGCGGGTACGTGGCGGTGATGCTCGTGGGCGTGTGGATGTTCCGTGACGCTTTCACCAGGAGCTGGCAGACGACGAGAAGACGCCCCTTCCAAGCCCTCGCCATGGTGGCGGTGGCGATTGCGCTCATGGGCGTGGCATCCGCCGTGAGTCAGGCGGCCATCCTCGTCGTCGGCTCCTCGGAGCCTGGCGCGAACCAGTCGGCGATCTCCTCCGAAGTCCTCGCCGCATCCGCCTCGCTCTTCGCGGCATTCCTCTTCGTGGGGCTTGGCGGACTCGTCGCCCCTGTCGTCGAAGAACTCGTCTTCCGGGAGATCCCGTTCGGTCGGCTTCGTCATGTCATCTCAACGGGCACCGCGATGATCCTGTCCTGCCTCGTGTTCACAGCCATTCATATACGCGGGTGGGACGAATGGCCGCTGATGCTCCTCTATGCCGGATATGCCGTGGCGCTGGCATCCGCGTATCTCCTCTCTGGGCGAAACCTCCTCGCATGCATCACTGCGCATGCGCTGTGGAACGGGATCGGCCTCGTGTTTCTTCTTGTCTCTGCGCGTTGA
- a CDS encoding SulP family inorganic anion transporter, protein MSASPTTLQALRSPRLLLTEVLAGIVTTLALIPEVISFSVIAGVDPKVSLIASVVLAISMSILGGRPAMITAAAGAVALVVAPLVREHGVEYLLPTVILAGIVQILFGVTGLARMLRFIPRSVMLGFVNALGILIFAAQIPHLLDVPWLVYPLFALTILIVLGLPRLTTAVPAPLVAIVAVTAITLIAHLSVPTVGDQGAVAGGLPGITPLLVPLNLETLGIIGPTALSVAFVGLLETLLTAKLVDDITDTKSHKGRESWALGVSNIFAGLWGGIAGCAMIGQTVVNVKLGRARTRISTFVAGAFLLLLVTVLSDVMEQIPMIALAAVMMVVAIKTVNLHSIRPSTLRRMPLSETAVMVVTIIVVVTTSNLAIGVGVGVVLAMVLFARRVAHVVTVSRAVGEDAVSYTVRGPLFFGSSNDLVEQFSYADDPASVTIDLSAAQIWDASTVAALDSVQAKYVEHGIDVRITGLDERSTKFHGRLTGTLE, encoded by the coding sequence GTGAGTGCATCCCCGACGACCCTGCAAGCTCTGCGGAGCCCCCGACTTCTCCTCACAGAAGTGCTCGCGGGCATCGTCACCACCCTCGCGCTCATCCCCGAGGTGATCTCGTTCTCGGTCATCGCGGGCGTCGATCCCAAGGTGAGTCTGATCGCCTCGGTCGTGCTCGCGATCTCGATGTCGATCCTCGGCGGCCGCCCGGCGATGATCACGGCCGCGGCCGGTGCCGTCGCTCTCGTCGTCGCCCCTCTCGTGCGCGAGCACGGCGTGGAGTATCTGCTGCCGACCGTCATCCTCGCGGGGATCGTGCAGATCCTCTTCGGTGTGACGGGACTCGCACGGATGCTGCGGTTCATCCCTCGCTCGGTCATGCTCGGATTCGTCAACGCTCTCGGCATCCTGATCTTCGCCGCCCAGATCCCGCACCTGCTGGACGTGCCATGGCTCGTCTACCCGCTCTTCGCGCTGACGATCCTCATCGTGCTGGGTCTTCCGCGTCTGACGACCGCGGTGCCGGCACCGCTCGTGGCGATCGTCGCGGTGACGGCGATCACGCTCATCGCGCATCTGAGCGTGCCGACGGTCGGAGACCAGGGCGCGGTTGCAGGCGGCCTTCCCGGGATCACTCCCCTGCTCGTACCGCTGAACCTCGAGACGCTCGGGATCATCGGTCCCACCGCCCTCAGCGTCGCCTTCGTCGGGCTGCTGGAGACGCTTCTGACGGCGAAGCTCGTCGACGACATCACCGACACCAAGTCGCACAAGGGACGCGAGTCGTGGGCGCTGGGTGTGTCGAACATCTTCGCGGGACTCTGGGGTGGGATCGCCGGCTGCGCCATGATCGGCCAGACCGTCGTCAACGTGAAGCTCGGACGCGCACGCACCCGCATCTCGACGTTCGTCGCGGGCGCCTTCCTGTTGCTTCTCGTGACCGTGCTGAGCGATGTGATGGAGCAGATCCCGATGATCGCGCTCGCCGCGGTGATGATGGTGGTCGCGATCAAGACGGTCAATCTGCACAGCATCCGTCCGTCGACTCTGAGACGGATGCCGCTGTCGGAGACGGCCGTGATGGTCGTGACGATCATCGTGGTCGTGACGACGAGCAATCTTGCGATCGGCGTCGGCGTGGGCGTGGTGCTCGCAATGGTGCTGTTCGCGCGCCGCGTCGCCCATGTCGTCACGGTGTCCCGTGCGGTGGGCGAAGACGCGGTTTCGTACACCGTGCGCGGGCCGTTGTTCTTCGGCAGCAGCAACGACCTCGTCGAACAGTTCTCCTACGCCGACGACCCGGCCTCGGTGACGATCGACCTCTCCGCCGCGCAGATCTGGGACGCCTCCACCGTCGCCGCCCTGGATTCCGTGCAGGCGAAGTATGTCGAACACGGTATCGACGTGCGGATCACCGGGTTGGATGAGCGGTCGACGAAGTTCCATGGGCGGTTGACGGGGACGCTGGAATAG
- a CDS encoding helix-turn-helix domain-containing protein produces the protein MLRRTQDFRGLTQRRRLRLLQSIQRGPGRRAGEIASECGIPLNTARDHLRVLENDGLIRSETVHVSTRGRPPIIFYPVREATTSEAPRNEASTLE, from the coding sequence ATGCTGCGCCGCACACAGGATTTCCGAGGTCTCACGCAGCGCCGCCGCCTGCGGCTGCTGCAGTCGATCCAGCGCGGGCCAGGGCGCCGCGCGGGCGAGATCGCCTCGGAGTGCGGCATCCCTCTGAACACCGCGCGCGATCACCTGCGTGTGCTGGAGAACGACGGGCTGATCCGCAGTGAGACGGTGCATGTCAGTACACGGGGTCGGCCGCCGATCATCTTCTACCCGGTGCGCGAAGCGACCACGAGCGAGGCCCCGCGAAACGAGGCATCCACCCTCGAGTAA
- a CDS encoding LLM class flavin-dependent oxidoreductase, which translates to MSDIQSIEFGIDTFGDLPRDANGELVSYAQAIRATVEEAVLADQVGIDAIAVGEHHRPEFAISTPETVLAGIATVTKNITLASGVTVLSSDDPVRVFQRFATVDALSNGRAEVILGRGSFTESFPLFGYDLADYEVLFEEKIDLFHKLLDEKPVTWQGTTRAPLHDAGVFPKTESGRLKTWVGVGGSPQSVIRTAQYGFRLMLAVIGGSPDRFAPYVDLYRRATAQLETTAYPVGLHSPGFIADTDELAKETVYADYKAMRDRIGAERGWPPMSRREFESEASHGSLYIGSPETVARKIASAIRTLDVGRFDMIYSGGAIPASARLRSVELYGTKVIPMVRELLAEGGSSS; encoded by the coding sequence ATGAGCGACATCCAGAGCATCGAATTCGGGATCGACACCTTCGGCGATCTGCCGCGCGATGCGAACGGCGAACTCGTGTCCTACGCGCAGGCGATCCGCGCAACGGTCGAAGAGGCGGTCCTGGCTGATCAGGTCGGCATCGACGCCATCGCCGTGGGGGAGCACCATCGTCCCGAGTTCGCGATCTCGACGCCCGAGACCGTGCTCGCCGGTATCGCCACCGTGACGAAGAACATCACGCTCGCCTCGGGGGTCACCGTGCTCTCGTCCGACGACCCCGTCCGTGTGTTCCAGCGCTTCGCGACCGTCGATGCGCTCTCGAACGGCCGCGCGGAGGTCATCCTCGGGCGCGGTTCCTTCACCGAGTCGTTCCCGCTCTTCGGATACGACCTGGCCGACTATGAGGTGCTCTTCGAAGAGAAGATCGATCTCTTCCACAAGCTCCTCGATGAGAAGCCCGTCACCTGGCAGGGCACGACACGTGCGCCGCTTCATGACGCCGGCGTGTTCCCGAAGACCGAGTCCGGGCGTCTGAAGACCTGGGTGGGAGTCGGCGGTTCGCCGCAGTCGGTCATCCGCACAGCACAGTACGGGTTCCGTCTCATGTTGGCCGTCATCGGCGGATCCCCGGATCGTTTCGCGCCGTACGTCGACCTCTACCGCCGGGCGACCGCGCAGCTCGAGACGACGGCGTACCCCGTGGGACTGCACTCGCCCGGGTTCATCGCCGACACCGATGAGCTCGCCAAAGAGACCGTGTATGCCGACTACAAGGCGATGCGCGACCGCATCGGTGCCGAGCGCGGCTGGCCGCCCATGAGCCGCCGTGAGTTCGAGTCGGAAGCGTCGCACGGCTCGCTCTACATCGGATCGCCGGAGACGGTCGCGCGGAAGATCGCCAGCGCGATCCGCACCCTCGATGTCGGACGCTTCGACATGATCTACAGCGGCGGCGCGATCCCGGCGAGCGCCCGACTGCGCTCCGTCGAGCTCTACGGCACGAAGGTGATCCCGATGGTGCGAGAGCTTCTTGCGGAAGGCGGCAGCTCGTCGTGA